Proteins encoded by one window of Chroococcidiopsis sp. TS-821:
- the pheA gene encoding prephenate dehydratase, giving the protein MAISIAHLGPTGTYAEQAALAYLRQLKHEEQTRLYPYPSIAQTLKAVARGKADVAVVPVENSIEGSVTVTLDTLWQLDQLQIQLALVLPITHALLSHAPSLEAIDIVYSHPQALAQCQGWLEQFLPDVELISANSTTEALQHLKPESSAGAISSLRAAQIYNVPVLARAINDYPDNCTRFWVVGQRCASYEVSAVEYTHTSLAFSLPANVPGALVKPLQIFAERSINLSRIESRPTKRSLGEYLFFLDLEADANSPLVQSAIAELSTFTEILKLFGSYNVVEVKSDF; this is encoded by the coding sequence ATGGCAATATCGATTGCACACTTAGGTCCCACAGGTACTTATGCAGAACAAGCAGCTTTAGCTTATCTTCGTCAGCTGAAGCACGAAGAACAAACGAGGTTATATCCTTATCCGAGTATTGCTCAAACTTTAAAAGCTGTGGCACGAGGTAAAGCAGATGTTGCCGTTGTTCCTGTTGAAAATTCAATTGAAGGTAGTGTTACTGTTACTCTAGATACGCTTTGGCAGCTCGACCAATTACAAATTCAACTTGCATTAGTTTTACCAATTACTCATGCTTTACTTTCGCACGCGCCAAGTTTAGAAGCTATTGATATAGTCTACTCGCACCCGCAAGCGCTAGCGCAGTGTCAAGGATGGTTAGAGCAGTTTTTACCTGATGTTGAGTTAATTTCAGCTAATTCTACAACCGAGGCGTTGCAGCATCTCAAACCCGAAAGTAGTGCTGGCGCGATATCTTCGTTACGTGCCGCCCAAATTTACAACGTGCCGGTTCTGGCGCGTGCGATCAACGATTATCCCGACAACTGCACGCGGTTTTGGGTAGTAGGTCAGCGTTGTGCAAGTTATGAAGTATCGGCTGTAGAATACACTCACACGTCACTTGCATTTAGTTTGCCTGCTAATGTCCCAGGAGCCTTAGTTAAACCTCTGCAAATTTTCGCTGAGCGTAGCATTAATCTTAGCCGTATTGAATCGCGCCCAACGAAGCGATCGCTTGGTGAATATCTTTTCTTTCTTGATTTAGAAGCCGATGCTAATTCACCGTTAGTACAATCTGCGATCGCCGAGCTTTCTACCTTTACAGAAATTCTCAAGCTCTTTGGTAGCTACAACGTGGTAGAGGTAAAAAGTGATTTTTAG
- a CDS encoding DUF3318 domain-containing protein, whose protein sequence is MTSYATTSAKAEMSELRRLRNLLPPELQSWVSVEGTTEVNPPLITTEEIGRDQVEILIDLVKWDQLAIDQRNLLFWHEVARIQNDTIPKDGWEMAALAIGLGGAVGELWVQDGLLLLLALGLCGVSGYRLYVKNNGQKQLQEAIEADEKAIALATRFNYTLPNAYKSLGSALKTLIEQSPSKRQRAKYESRLQALKRSANKAKARTKASQGVVYGD, encoded by the coding sequence ATGACATCCTACGCAACAACCTCTGCTAAAGCAGAAATGAGCGAACTGCGCCGCTTAAGAAACTTACTTCCACCCGAATTGCAAAGCTGGGTTAGTGTAGAAGGGACAACTGAAGTTAACCCTCCACTGATTACCACAGAAGAAATAGGCAGAGACCAAGTAGAAATTCTGATCGATCTAGTCAAGTGGGATCAACTAGCAATTGATCAGCGCAATCTGCTATTTTGGCATGAAGTTGCCCGCATTCAGAACGATACCATTCCTAAAGATGGATGGGAAATGGCAGCCTTGGCGATTGGTTTAGGTGGTGCAGTAGGCGAACTGTGGGTGCAAGATGGATTGTTGCTGCTATTAGCACTTGGACTGTGTGGTGTCTCTGGTTATAGACTATACGTCAAAAATAATGGGCAAAAGCAACTACAAGAAGCAATCGAAGCCGATGAAAAAGCGATCGCGCTGGCAACTCGCTTCAACTACACTCTTCCCAACGCCTACAAGAGCCTAGGCAGCGCGCTGAAAACATTGATTGAACAATCCCCCAGCAAGCGCCAACGAGCAAAATATGAATCAAGACTACAAGCCCTCAAACGCAGTGCAAACAAAGCTAAGGCTCGGACAAAAGCCTCACAAGGAGTCGTTTACGGCGATTAA
- a CDS encoding LON peptidase substrate-binding domain-containing protein, with amino-acid sequence MASSSKIAVRELSLFPLPEVVLFPGRPLPLHIFEFRYRIMMNTILESDRRFGVLLWDPVQNQPATVGCCAEVIQYQRLPDDRMNILTLGQQRFRVLEYVREKPYKVGLVEWIEDHPPQRDLKPLAQEVEQLLHDVVRLSAKLTEQNIELPKDIPDLPTELSYWVASNLYGVAAEQQNLLEMQDTAARLEREAEILTSTRNHLAARTVLKDTFN; translated from the coding sequence ATGGCATCCTCTTCTAAAATTGCGGTTCGAGAACTGTCCCTATTTCCTTTACCTGAAGTGGTTCTCTTCCCCGGTAGACCTCTACCTCTACATATCTTTGAATTTCGCTACCGGATCATGATGAACACGATTCTTGAGAGCGATCGCCGATTTGGTGTACTGTTGTGGGATCCAGTGCAAAATCAACCCGCGACAGTAGGCTGTTGTGCCGAAGTTATTCAGTACCAGCGGCTACCCGATGACCGCATGAACATTTTAACCTTGGGACAGCAACGCTTTCGCGTTTTAGAATACGTTCGAGAAAAGCCTTACAAAGTCGGGTTAGTTGAGTGGATTGAGGATCATCCACCCCAAAGAGATCTCAAGCCGTTAGCACAAGAAGTAGAACAACTCCTCCACGATGTTGTGCGTCTCTCAGCGAAGCTAACCGAACAAAATATTGAACTGCCAAAAGATATCCCTGATTTACCAACAGAACTATCTTACTGGGTCGCAAGTAATCTTTATGGCGTTGCTGCCGAGCAACAAAACTTACTCGAAATGCAAGACACTGCGGCGCGCTTAGAACGAGAAGCAGAGATATTAACCTCTACTCGCAATCATTTAGCAGCGCGTACCGTACTTAAAGACACGTTCAACTAA